One window of the Posidoniimonas polymericola genome contains the following:
- a CDS encoding cadherin-like domain-containing protein — MNRRHHTPSASRPTRRAAHARLKAERSSQRSQQRFYAMQRRRESRLERWRKAFPQRFVPMNLSRFSALWAAMLGMISELFTPPTHRRRASAGVRARGNRQRFFQPLEERALLAADLVVGSFTFADVATDTDMSGDLTTGDIVNFTHTDSNAPATAEFNVEAFTTIGAAISTAAADTVNNNALSNDRIFVAGGEFAENLSVPAGAGELDGLELIGDGASSTTLSASGTLVDTDAEGVSISGFNLKATATGSTFFADGSTATPLAVTATDYQIVVDESNVGAPTSFDITIDGSAITSLLAGDTKGSVSAAGAEITYTPVNTTEGPTTATFNFTTADGLAGTVNVTINPVNDAPVVTAGGGGAPTFSEGGSAVVVDSGVTVADVDDTLIESATVTIASGYDANDLLSVTASLPAGVTASYAAGVLTLSGAATVGEYQTLLQSVEFENIGDNPTSVAPARAIEFKVNDGDEDSAVALATVNVAAVNDGPVEEKIGTDSVLEGASTLIHGRNNDGNVVGSSDLVFSDPDDADTAIIYEIVSLTNGYLRIGGNSYGDGQILGVNDTFTQDDLNLATGDNSTRVRFDHDGSETTTAGFTFKVRDDAGAESATASTATPGEFLLNVNPDNDAPTVATNDELTVTEADADVSLAGTLAAADVDNVNADLVYTVTSGPSAGTLSLTTFTQAQLDAGDVKYTQSTPNVSADSFEFTVSDGDKSVSATYSITINEVNDPLEITTNLGLTVVEGGSQSLDTRLDTTDADTADGDIVYTVTSGPANGSLSLSTFTQAQLDAGDVTYTHDAGESTSDSFAFDVTDGMTVLSSTFSISVTPVNDPPEVDTNDGLSVTEGDVDVSLKGTLEANDAETAPADLIYTVVTAPADGSLALLGTPLNPGDTFTQAQLDADEVTYTHGGGEDPTDSFTFTVEDLDGGTTALQLFDITVAGVNDPPTFDILATDVTRDEDSGPWSVDGFLYNVDTVDGAPEYSVDVSSDNPALFTASGQPSIDTNTGKLTFEPALNAFGVATVTVAVTDTDGGTDTTEKTFTITLTGIDDAPTVSTNTLTMAEGAAVTLTSSSLSVTDPDTAAANLDVTATSVPTGLQLELASDPGVAITAFTYEQLQLGQVKLVDLDPAGVIGSATIDFSVEDGDTPAQTASLVVNVTPVNDAPVVDNSGSTDNSFTEGGAAVDIADALSITDVDSTELVSATISITDFEPGDLIEIDAAPAMSPITIDDSAAATTGVITLTGAATLAEYQDILDSLKFSNSTNDPTVNDTKTTRSINVQVNDGAAANNLGDTTITVDVVAVNDAPVITSANDGQTLTYTEGQPAPTTLFGDLSIADDDGLATETFESATLTITGFQSGQDVVSYTPATGLTVVLDDTTTPGTMVVTITPDTAGTVGAADYEALLQSITFENTSDAPATTPDRVATLEVSDGDDASNALTTTIEVVAVSDPLVEDTNTPLTITEGSNNADGNYITDAILKVTDADGIPASDIIYTLTGVKRADNTDGSDLVELRLREVGPTSTSVITSFTQEDVNNTDVSGASSTHAGIQVRSLGVDATPGNDVAILVFEVTNSQSDTPITVELTVNIERVNDTPSNNDGPGTVTLDEEVDGVEVAQVIDGFNYTDEETAAGDLTVRITGVSNLADGVLTVNGVEYDGTTDLDIKQSDIDLGKLTFTHTNRVEGQAPITVDFQVIDEAVDALPAKTRNNQSFTIEFAPQNDSPLAEGDAFNVGEDDTDVSGNLFSDNGSGPDADPDGVAPLKVIAVNGVAADVGAEIPVAGGGLLTVNADGTFSYKPAGEFENLDDGDSADVSFTYTVEDSSTPPMSDATLSTATVTITVNGANDAPTLNDPNPGDPGMLSVAENLPVGTVVAEIVVDDVDDGETLTLVFVAPNTEFEIVEKAGSPGVFELKTLVSFDAENDGPYSFDIVGSDGDLPTNTLSLTVTIDNVNDLPVVDVNAGASVLEGGAVSLTDSELSASDDEDIDPVTYMVVTGPANGSLNVSTFTQADLAAGNVVTYTHDGSETLGDSFTFKVVDSESGESAVQTFDIAVTPVNDAPVATPNPLSITVDKDSTITFDALATIDAVELGQTVSLIGVGSTSVGGSSVLAALGTGMITYTPNGSVGIDSFTYTVKDNGGVANGGADTTTVTVNVTIEDLAPDAKDDSATVTEGGTTTIDLFADNGNGADVSGQSGAPTISEVAGVAFSSGMVITPSTPGSTLTGGTLTHISGGQFEYASDLAEEISEEVFSYTITDGTTPDTATVTIDVDDIADVVPFISSLSGSTSGSEGDTLSFTVVASDGDSDPTLTYDWNFGDGTQVFGVSASESHTYTEKGSYTVTVTVSDRGQSASASAGVTIIDDVAPEIASVKVGSLDWSNSFVDFVDPVGGLGYSVTDGEAPLPWVNLDVIHVTFSEEVQKIGGGTITAADIQLVGLDGSPSIASFTYDNATFTATITLLDPIGPDKLLVYVDGSDVEDDAGNAVGDGGTGSDSMRFDVVPGDANRSTIVSPTDLGFANGKKLLAAGDTGYSIYADVNGSGTVTGTDVNDIRLRQFSSLPTGSPMAPAPAPVAAPAAAAAAVTAAPQAEVAPASRPVLFAFAESVSVPKASSQLVYSQSEVVSYQDQSLLLYLQESGSQTNDDDEATDGEETEENETQEQRDEAIGQLFGSAF; from the coding sequence ATGAATCGTCGCCACCACACTCCGTCCGCCAGCCGTCCCACCCGTCGCGCCGCCCACGCCCGCCTGAAGGCCGAGCGTTCGAGCCAGCGTTCGCAGCAACGCTTCTACGCGATGCAGCGTCGGCGTGAGTCGCGGCTTGAGCGTTGGCGCAAGGCGTTCCCGCAGCGTTTCGTGCCGATGAACCTCTCTCGCTTCTCGGCGCTGTGGGCAGCAATGCTGGGGATGATCAGCGAGCTTTTCACCCCGCCAACGCACCGGCGTCGGGCGTCCGCCGGTGTGAGGGCGCGGGGGAATCGGCAACGTTTCTTCCAGCCGCTGGAAGAGCGAGCCCTGCTCGCAGCCGACCTTGTCGTTGGCAGCTTCACTTTCGCTGATGTCGCAACCGATACCGACATGTCGGGCGACCTCACCACCGGCGACATCGTCAACTTCACTCACACGGACTCAAACGCGCCGGCGACCGCCGAATTTAACGTCGAGGCGTTTACGACTATCGGCGCCGCCATCAGCACAGCGGCCGCGGACACCGTAAACAACAACGCACTTTCGAACGACCGGATCTTTGTTGCCGGCGGCGAGTTCGCCGAGAATCTCTCGGTGCCCGCGGGCGCTGGCGAGCTGGACGGCTTGGAGCTAATCGGCGACGGCGCCTCGAGCACGACCCTTTCGGCAAGTGGCACGCTGGTTGACACGGACGCCGAGGGCGTTTCGATCAGCGGTTTCAACCTGAAGGCGACCGCTACCGGCTCAACTTTCTTCGCCGACGGAAGCACCGCCACGCCGCTCGCCGTGACCGCCACGGACTACCAGATCGTCGTCGACGAGAGCAACGTGGGCGCACCCACATCGTTCGACATCACCATCGACGGCTCAGCGATCACCAGCCTCCTCGCTGGCGACACCAAGGGCAGCGTTTCTGCCGCTGGCGCCGAAATCACCTACACGCCAGTCAACACGACCGAGGGGCCGACCACCGCAACCTTCAACTTCACGACCGCCGACGGCCTCGCCGGCACCGTCAATGTCACCATCAACCCAGTGAACGACGCCCCGGTCGTCACTGCCGGTGGGGGCGGCGCCCCGACCTTCTCCGAGGGTGGCTCCGCTGTTGTCGTCGACAGTGGCGTAACCGTCGCTGACGTAGACGACACCCTGATCGAGTCGGCCACTGTGACGATTGCGAGTGGTTACGACGCCAACGACCTGCTGTCTGTGACCGCTTCCTTGCCGGCCGGTGTGACGGCCAGCTACGCCGCCGGCGTACTGACCCTCTCGGGCGCGGCCACCGTTGGTGAGTACCAGACCCTGCTGCAGTCGGTCGAATTCGAGAACATCGGCGACAACCCGACCTCGGTCGCCCCGGCCCGCGCCATCGAATTCAAGGTAAACGACGGCGATGAGGATTCAGCGGTTGCATTGGCCACGGTGAACGTCGCAGCCGTTAACGATGGTCCTGTCGAGGAGAAGATCGGCACGGATAGCGTGCTTGAAGGCGCCTCAACCCTGATTCACGGTCGCAACAACGACGGCAACGTCGTAGGCTCTTCCGACCTCGTGTTCTCCGACCCCGACGATGCCGACACCGCGATCATCTACGAGATTGTCAGCCTAACCAACGGCTACCTCCGCATCGGGGGCAACAGCTACGGCGATGGCCAAATCCTTGGCGTCAATGACACCTTCACCCAGGACGACCTGAACCTCGCCACCGGCGACAACTCGACCCGCGTGCGCTTCGATCACGACGGCTCCGAAACGACCACCGCGGGCTTTACCTTCAAGGTTCGTGACGACGCCGGCGCCGAAAGCGCCACCGCTAGCACGGCGACTCCGGGCGAGTTCTTGCTGAACGTCAACCCGGACAACGACGCCCCGACGGTCGCCACCAACGACGAGCTCACCGTCACCGAAGCAGACGCCGACGTCTCGCTGGCCGGCACCCTGGCCGCCGCCGACGTGGACAACGTCAATGCCGACCTCGTCTACACCGTGACCTCCGGCCCCTCGGCAGGCACTCTGTCGCTGACCACGTTCACTCAGGCACAGCTCGACGCGGGCGATGTCAAGTACACCCAGTCGACCCCCAACGTCTCGGCGGACTCGTTCGAGTTCACGGTCAGTGACGGCGACAAGTCGGTATCGGCGACCTACAGCATCACGATCAATGAGGTCAACGATCCGCTTGAAATCACGACAAACCTCGGCCTGACGGTGGTAGAGGGCGGCAGCCAGTCCCTCGACACGCGGCTCGACACGACCGACGCCGACACCGCCGACGGCGACATTGTCTACACCGTGACCTCGGGCCCGGCAAACGGCAGCCTGTCGCTTAGCACGTTCACCCAGGCACAGCTCGACGCGGGCGACGTGACCTACACCCACGATGCCGGAGAGTCGACGTCCGACTCGTTCGCATTCGATGTTACCGACGGCATGACGGTGCTCTCCAGCACCTTCTCGATCAGCGTCACACCGGTGAACGACCCGCCGGAGGTCGACACGAATGATGGGCTGAGCGTGACCGAAGGGGACGTTGATGTCTCGCTGAAGGGCACCCTAGAGGCTAATGACGCAGAGACCGCACCAGCAGACCTGATTTATACCGTAGTGACTGCTCCGGCCGACGGCAGTCTTGCGCTACTCGGCACCCCTCTCAATCCAGGGGATACCTTCACGCAGGCCCAACTGGATGCAGACGAAGTAACCTACACCCATGGCGGGGGTGAAGACCCGACCGACTCCTTCACCTTCACGGTTGAGGATCTCGACGGTGGCACAACGGCGTTGCAGTTATTCGACATCACAGTTGCTGGTGTCAACGATCCGCCAACGTTTGACATCTTGGCAACAGATGTGACTCGTGACGAGGACTCCGGCCCTTGGTCTGTGGATGGCTTCCTCTACAACGTCGACACCGTCGATGGCGCACCAGAGTACTCCGTGGATGTCTCCAGCGACAATCCTGCACTGTTCACGGCGAGTGGCCAGCCCTCAATTGACACCAACACGGGCAAACTGACGTTTGAGCCGGCCCTCAATGCGTTTGGCGTTGCAACTGTAACCGTGGCAGTCACCGACACGGATGGCGGGACCGACACCACCGAAAAGACTTTTACTATCACCCTGACCGGAATCGACGATGCTCCAACTGTCTCGACTAACACGCTAACAATGGCCGAGGGCGCCGCGGTGACGCTGACCTCGAGCAGCCTGTCGGTCACCGACCCCGATACCGCGGCGGCCAACCTAGATGTTACCGCCACATCGGTGCCGACGGGGCTCCAGCTCGAGCTCGCTAGCGATCCGGGAGTGGCGATCACCGCGTTCACCTACGAGCAGCTGCAGCTCGGCCAGGTGAAGCTGGTTGACCTCGATCCAGCCGGCGTGATCGGCTCGGCCACGATCGACTTCAGCGTCGAAGACGGAGACACCCCGGCGCAGACCGCCTCGCTGGTGGTGAACGTCACTCCAGTGAACGACGCGCCAGTCGTCGACAATAGCGGCTCCACCGACAACTCCTTCACGGAGGGCGGCGCGGCTGTCGATATCGCCGACGCACTCTCGATCACTGACGTGGACAGCACCGAGCTCGTCTCGGCGACGATCAGCATCACCGATTTCGAGCCGGGCGACCTGATCGAAATCGACGCGGCTCCCGCGATGAGCCCGATCACAATCGACGACTCGGCCGCCGCAACTACGGGCGTAATCACGCTCACCGGCGCCGCCACGCTGGCCGAGTACCAGGACATCCTGGATTCGCTGAAGTTCAGCAACAGCACGAACGACCCGACCGTCAACGACACCAAGACGACCCGCTCGATCAACGTGCAGGTGAACGACGGTGCGGCTGCGAACAACCTCGGCGACACGACCATCACGGTCGATGTCGTCGCCGTGAATGACGCCCCCGTGATCACCAGCGCCAACGACGGCCAGACCCTGACCTACACCGAAGGTCAGCCGGCGCCGACAACGCTGTTCGGCGACCTTAGCATCGCAGACGATGACGGCCTTGCCACCGAGACGTTCGAGTCCGCCACCCTGACCATCACTGGGTTCCAGTCTGGCCAGGATGTGGTGAGCTACACCCCGGCTACCGGCCTGACCGTCGTCCTTGACGACACGACGACGCCCGGCACGATGGTGGTGACCATCACCCCGGACACCGCGGGGACCGTCGGCGCAGCCGACTACGAGGCTTTGCTGCAGAGCATCACCTTCGAGAACACCAGCGATGCCCCGGCCACAACGCCGGACCGCGTCGCTACGCTCGAGGTCAGCGACGGGGACGACGCCTCTAACGCCCTGACGACCACGATTGAGGTTGTCGCCGTGAGCGACCCGTTGGTGGAAGACACCAACACGCCGCTGACAATCACCGAAGGGTCGAACAACGCGGACGGCAACTACATCACCGACGCGATCCTCAAGGTTACCGACGCCGACGGGATCCCGGCCTCCGACATCATCTACACGCTGACCGGCGTCAAGCGTGCAGACAATACGGACGGCTCCGACCTGGTCGAGCTCCGCCTCCGCGAGGTAGGGCCCACATCGACGTCGGTCATCACCAGCTTCACGCAGGAAGACGTCAACAACACGGACGTCAGCGGGGCCAGCAGCACGCACGCCGGCATCCAGGTCCGTTCGCTCGGCGTCGACGCCACCCCGGGCAACGACGTCGCGATCCTGGTGTTCGAAGTCACCAATAGCCAGAGTGACACACCGATTACGGTTGAGCTGACGGTGAACATCGAACGTGTCAACGACACTCCGTCCAACAACGACGGACCGGGCACGGTCACGTTGGACGAAGAAGTTGACGGCGTCGAAGTCGCCCAGGTGATCGACGGGTTTAACTACACCGACGAGGAAACGGCCGCCGGCGACCTGACGGTCCGCATTACCGGGGTGAGCAACCTCGCCGACGGCGTCCTGACCGTCAACGGCGTGGAGTACGACGGCACCACCGACCTGGACATCAAGCAGTCGGACATCGACCTTGGAAAGCTGACCTTCACCCACACCAACCGGGTCGAAGGCCAGGCGCCGATCACGGTCGACTTCCAGGTGATCGACGAGGCCGTCGACGCCCTGCCCGCGAAGACGCGGAACAATCAGTCGTTCACGATCGAGTTCGCCCCGCAGAACGATTCGCCGCTTGCCGAGGGTGATGCGTTCAACGTTGGGGAGGACGATACGGACGTCAGCGGCAACCTGTTCAGCGACAACGGCAGCGGCCCCGATGCCGATCCTGACGGCGTCGCTCCGCTCAAGGTGATCGCTGTCAACGGCGTCGCCGCTGACGTGGGCGCCGAGATCCCGGTAGCCGGCGGCGGCCTCCTGACCGTGAACGCCGACGGAACGTTCTCGTACAAGCCGGCCGGCGAATTCGAGAACCTCGACGACGGCGATTCCGCCGATGTCTCGTTCACCTACACCGTCGAGGACTCGTCGACCCCGCCGATGTCCGACGCGACCCTGTCAACCGCGACGGTCACGATCACCGTCAACGGCGCCAATGACGCGCCGACGCTGAACGACCCGAACCCGGGTGACCCGGGCATGCTCAGCGTGGCCGAGAACCTCCCGGTGGGCACGGTCGTCGCTGAGATCGTCGTGGATGACGTTGATGACGGGGAAACCCTGACCCTCGTCTTCGTGGCGCCCAACACCGAGTTTGAGATTGTCGAGAAGGCCGGATCGCCCGGCGTGTTCGAGCTCAAGACCCTCGTCAGCTTCGACGCTGAGAACGACGGACCCTACAGCTTCGACATCGTCGGCAGCGACGGCGACCTCCCGACAAACACGCTTTCGCTGACCGTCACGATCGACAACGTCAACGACCTGCCGGTGGTTGACGTCAACGCGGGGGCGTCGGTGCTCGAGGGCGGAGCGGTGTCGCTGACGGATTCCGAGCTCTCGGCTTCTGACGACGAGGACATCGACCCCGTGACCTACATGGTCGTCACCGGCCCCGCCAACGGTTCGCTCAACGTCTCGACCTTCACGCAGGCCGACCTTGCCGCCGGCAATGTCGTCACCTACACGCACGACGGCAGCGAGACGCTTGGCGACTCCTTCACCTTCAAGGTGGTGGACTCCGAAAGTGGCGAGAGCGCGGTGCAGACCTTCGACATCGCTGTCACCCCGGTTAATGACGCCCCGGTGGCTACCCCGAACCCGCTGTCGATCACGGTCGACAAGGACAGCACCATCACCTTCGACGCTCTGGCGACCATCGACGCGGTTGAGCTCGGCCAGACGGTCAGCCTGATCGGGGTCGGGTCCACCAGCGTTGGCGGGTCCTCAGTCCTGGCCGCGCTCGGCACGGGCATGATCACCTACACGCCGAACGGAAGCGTGGGTATCGACTCGTTCACCTACACGGTGAAGGATAATGGCGGCGTTGCGAACGGCGGCGCCGACACGACCACCGTTACAGTGAACGTGACGATCGAAGACCTCGCTCCGGACGCCAAGGACGACAGCGCGACCGTCACCGAGGGTGGGACAACCACGATCGACCTGTTCGCCGACAACGGCAACGGAGCGGATGTCTCCGGCCAGTCCGGTGCTCCGACGATCTCGGAAGTTGCCGGTGTGGCGTTCTCCAGCGGGATGGTCATCACGCCATCGACCCCGGGCAGCACGCTCACGGGCGGCACCCTGACTCACATCTCGGGTGGCCAGTTCGAGTACGCGAGCGACCTTGCCGAAGAAATCAGTGAGGAGGTGTTCAGCTACACCATCACCGACGGCACGACCCCGGACACCGCCACGGTGACGATCGACGTCGACGATATTGCGGACGTTGTTCCCTTCATCAGCTCGCTCTCCGGATCCACCTCGGGCAGCGAGGGTGACACCCTATCGTTTACGGTGGTTGCCTCTGACGGCGACTCCGATCCAACGCTGACCTACGACTGGAACTTTGGTGACGGTACGCAGGTCTTCGGCGTCTCCGCGTCCGAGTCGCACACCTACACCGAGAAGGGAAGCTACACTGTGACGGTCACCGTGTCTGACCGCGGCCAATCGGCTTCGGCATCGGCGGGCGTGACCATCATCGACGACGTCGCTCCCGAGATCGCCTCGGTGAAGGTCGGCTCGCTGGACTGGAGCAACAGCTTTGTTGACTTCGTCGATCCGGTCGGCGGCCTTGGCTACTCGGTGACCGACGGCGAGGCCCCGCTGCCGTGGGTGAACCTCGACGTCATCCACGTGACGTTCAGCGAGGAGGTGCAGAAGATCGGCGGCGGCACGATCACGGCCGCTGATATACAGCTTGTCGGATTGGACGGCTCGCCGAGCATCGCCTCCTTCACCTACGACAACGCCACCTTTACCGCTACGATCACACTGCTTGATCCGATCGGGCCCGACAAGCTGCTGGTCTACGTCGATGGCTCCGACGTCGAGGACGACGCCGGCAATGCCGTTGGCGACGGTGGAACGGGCAGCGACTCAATGCGGTTTGATGTCGTCCCCGGCGACGCCAACCGCAGCACAATCGTCTCGCCCACGGACCTTGGGTTCGCCAACGGCAAGAAACTGCTGGCGGCCGGCGACACTGGCTACTCGATCTACGCAGACGTGAATGGCTCGGGCACGGTGACCGGCACCGACGTCAACGACATCCGCCTGCGGCAGTTCAGTTCGCTGCCCACCGGCTCCCCGATGGCTCCGGCGCCTGCCCCGGTAGCGGCTCCGGCCGCCGCCGCGGCGGCGGTGACCGCCGCCCCACAGGCCGAAGTGGCTCCGGCCTCGCGGCCGGTTCTGTTCGCCTTCGCCGAGAGCGTCTCGGTCCCCAAGGCAAGCTCCCAGTTGGTATACAGCCAGTCGGAAGTAGTGAGCTACCAGGACCAGTCGCTGCTGCTCTACCTGCAGGAGTCGGGGTCGCAGACCAACGACGATGATGAAGCGACCGACGGCGAAGAGACGGAAGAAAACGAGACGCAAGAGCAGCGGGACGAGGCAATCGGCCAGCTCTTCGGCTCGGCCTTCTAA
- a CDS encoding helix-turn-helix domain-containing protein, giving the protein MANFGAASGTAERLVPEDCDLFNDREWRAICDRLELSSRQAEVVVRVICGQGDRAIANSLGISCATVRAHLHRVFETLEVNDRVSLLVLVFRVLRSFDR; this is encoded by the coding sequence ATGGCGAACTTCGGAGCAGCGAGCGGGACCGCCGAGCGATTGGTGCCGGAAGATTGCGACCTCTTCAACGACCGAGAATGGCGCGCCATCTGTGACCGGCTTGAACTGAGCAGCCGCCAGGCCGAGGTCGTGGTCCGTGTGATTTGCGGGCAGGGCGATCGAGCGATCGCCAATTCGCTGGGAATCTCCTGCGCGACGGTGCGTGCTCACCTGCACCGGGTCTTCGAGACGCTCGAGGTGAACGACCGTGTATCGCTATTGGTACTCGTGTTCCGCGTTCTGCGGTCATTCGACCGCTAG
- a CDS encoding glycoside hydrolase family 2 TIM barrel-domain containing protein, whose translation MLISVPTMAEGVRSRDSFDSHWKFRLGDVEGGEAVDLDDAEWRTVDLPHDWSVEQPFDPDAASGTGYLPGGVGWYRKAFDAPESWLGREVELHFDGVYRNSEVWVNGEPVGGRPYGYIPFSVRLTPHLKHGDRNVVAVRVEHEAVADSRWYTGSGIYRHVWLDVTGPISVARWGTFVTTPRVTDERSDVTVANTIRNLTSETAAVRVETTVVTPGGQELSRQSSEIQIAAQSTETAANWHVIKSPSRWSLQSPSLYSVVTRVYLGDQLFDETSTDFGVRSFRFDPDEGFFLNGEPTLIKGLCLHHDAGVVGAAVPDDVLYRRLKIVKDFGANAVRCSHNPMAAELYAMCDRLGLLVMDEAFDEWELGKRKWVKGRNVGRAKRAGYNEDFEEWGERDAADMVRRSRNHPSIILWSIGNEIDYPGDPYDHPEFFDPAAPPVDEGSPSATRLAVVAPKLIAAVKREDPTRPVTMALSNTPAANNVGLAAMLDVCGYNYQEQFYDRDHAEFPGRVIYGSETGQGPRSWRAVVGKPFISGQFLWSGFDFLGEAGRWPNHGSRSGVFDTRGFVKPYHWWRRAEWNEEPFVRLLVTESEEESGGGRRWQRLARYPRLWQGEAGSDRRVLLVTNCEEVRLRLNDADIATRVSRGGAERVAQLAYEPGKLAVTGLNGGREVAHDAIRTPGPASTFTLAADRPGLSTSRTGTAAIEVRVVDADGTLVPDWRGPISVEVTGAGRLLGVDNGDQDDPTPLQSPTKRAVDGRLLVHVKSAEESGSIRVRASGPGLAPADLTITVR comes from the coding sequence TTGCTCATCTCCGTCCCCACCATGGCCGAGGGCGTGAGGTCGCGTGACTCGTTCGACTCGCATTGGAAGTTTCGACTCGGTGACGTCGAAGGCGGCGAGGCTGTCGACCTCGACGACGCCGAGTGGAGGACGGTCGACCTGCCGCACGACTGGTCGGTTGAGCAACCGTTCGACCCCGACGCCGCGAGCGGAACTGGCTACCTGCCCGGGGGAGTTGGCTGGTACCGCAAGGCCTTCGACGCCCCCGAGTCGTGGCTGGGTCGCGAGGTCGAGCTGCACTTCGACGGCGTCTACCGCAACAGCGAGGTCTGGGTCAACGGCGAGCCGGTCGGCGGCCGGCCTTACGGGTACATCCCATTCAGCGTTCGGCTGACTCCTCATCTGAAACACGGCGACCGCAACGTGGTCGCGGTGCGGGTGGAACACGAAGCAGTGGCCGACTCGCGCTGGTACACCGGCTCGGGCATTTACCGCCACGTGTGGCTCGACGTGACGGGGCCTATCTCAGTCGCCCGCTGGGGGACATTCGTCACGACGCCCCGCGTGACCGACGAGCGCAGTGACGTGACGGTCGCCAACACCATCCGCAACCTGACGTCCGAAACGGCGGCGGTGCGTGTCGAGACCACGGTCGTCACCCCCGGCGGCCAAGAGCTCTCGCGTCAATCGAGCGAGATCCAGATCGCCGCCCAGTCGACTGAGACCGCCGCCAACTGGCACGTTATCAAGTCGCCATCGCGGTGGTCGCTCCAGAGCCCAAGCCTCTACTCTGTTGTGACCCGCGTCTACCTTGGCGACCAACTTTTCGACGAGACAAGCACCGACTTCGGCGTCCGCTCGTTCCGGTTCGACCCGGACGAAGGATTCTTCCTCAACGGCGAGCCGACGCTTATCAAGGGCCTCTGCCTGCACCACGACGCCGGCGTGGTGGGCGCCGCCGTGCCAGACGACGTGCTCTACCGACGGCTGAAGATTGTTAAAGATTTTGGGGCGAACGCCGTGCGTTGCAGCCACAACCCGATGGCCGCCGAACTATACGCTATGTGCGACCGCCTCGGGCTGCTGGTTATGGACGAGGCCTTCGACGAGTGGGAGCTAGGCAAACGCAAGTGGGTTAAAGGGCGCAACGTCGGCCGGGCAAAACGCGCCGGCTACAACGAGGACTTCGAGGAGTGGGGGGAACGGGACGCCGCGGACATGGTCCGTCGGTCCCGCAACCACCCGTCGATCATCTTGTGGAGCATCGGCAACGAGATCGACTACCCAGGCGACCCCTACGACCACCCCGAGTTCTTCGACCCCGCGGCGCCCCCCGTCGACGAGGGATCGCCGAGCGCCACGCGGCTGGCGGTCGTCGCTCCCAAACTCATCGCCGCGGTCAAGCGCGAGGACCCAACACGACCGGTCACGATGGCCCTCTCCAACACGCCGGCCGCGAACAACGTCGGCCTCGCCGCGATGCTCGACGTGTGCGGCTACAACTACCAGGAGCAGTTCTACGACCGCGACCACGCCGAGTTCCCCGGTCGTGTCATCTACGGCAGCGAGACCGGTCAAGGACCCCGCAGCTGGCGGGCGGTGGTCGGCAAGCCGTTCATCTCTGGCCAGTTCCTATGGTCGGGGTTCGACTTCCTCGGCGAGGCAGGCCGGTGGCCGAACCACGGCAGCCGCTCTGGGGTGTTCGACACCCGCGGTTTCGTGAAACCCTACCACTGGTGGCGACGAGCCGAGTGGAACGAAGAGCCGTTCGTCCGACTCCTGGTGACCGAGAGCGAGGAAGAGTCGGGCGGCGGCCGACGGTGGCAGCGACTGGCCCGCTACCCCCGACTCTGGCAAGGGGAGGCTGGCTCCGATCGACGCGTGCTGCTTGTCACGAACTGCGAAGAGGTCCGACTGCGACTTAACGACGCCGACATCGCAACTCGCGTGTCACGCGGGGGCGCGGAACGCGTCGCCCAGCTGGCGTACGAACCGGGTAAGCTGGCCGTCACAGGACTAAACGGCGGCCGCGAAGTCGCCCACGATGCGATCCGAACGCCGGGCCCTGCGTCCACATTCACCCTGGCCGCCGACCGGCCCGGCCTGTCAACCAGCCGCACTGGCACAGCAGCGATCGAGGTCCGCGTCGTCGACGCAGACGGGACGCTGGTCCCCGATTGGCGCGGTCCGATCTCTGTCGAAGTAACCGGCGCGGGCCGGCTGTTGGGCGTCGACAACGGCGACCAAGACGACCCGACGCCGCTGCAGTCGCCGACAAAGCGAGCGGTCGACGGCCGGCTGCTCGTGCATGTAAAGAGCGCCGAAGAATCGGGGTCGATCCGGGTGCGCGCCTCCGGCCCCGGCCTGGCGCCGGCAGACCTCACGATCACCGTCCGCTAG